In a genomic window of Candidatus Hydrogenedentota bacterium:
- a CDS encoding PIG-L family deacetylase, with product MARKKTVLVVVAHADDMEFLAGGTVARFVFEKGYDVYEYILTDNAKGSYRLLPEVLIELSAREAIEAGETLGLKEVRFEGYPDGELNEVHPNVLRGQIMAIIRELKADVVMSWDPFAPGEDHPDHRMVAMATLEAISFASNPLFYPNHRHPPYMVTEAYWFAKHPWNADYFVDISSTIDKKIEALLKHDCQMALTVDALAREAEVIGADVPITRDMPPEQYRPIIEMGVRRFCAETGAAAGMAYAERFRHEKPGMLDKVLGTQFVQPDF from the coding sequence ATGGCGCGGAAAAAAACGGTTCTTGTGGTGGTTGCCCACGCCGACGACATGGAATTTCTCGCGGGCGGCACGGTCGCGCGCTTTGTTTTCGAAAAGGGCTACGACGTTTACGAATACATCCTCACGGACAATGCGAAAGGCTCGTACCGGTTGTTGCCCGAAGTGCTGATCGAATTATCGGCGCGGGAAGCCATCGAGGCCGGTGAAACGCTCGGCCTGAAGGAAGTCCGTTTTGAAGGTTATCCCGATGGCGAACTGAACGAGGTGCATCCGAATGTGCTTCGTGGCCAGATCATGGCGATTATTCGGGAACTCAAGGCCGATGTGGTGATGAGTTGGGATCCGTTTGCGCCGGGCGAGGATCATCCCGATCACCGCATGGTTGCCATGGCCACGCTTGAGGCGATCTCATTTGCCTCCAATCCACTTTTCTATCCGAATCACCGCCATCCACCGTACATGGTTACTGAAGCGTACTGGTTCGCCAAGCATCCATGGAATGCCGACTATTTCGTGGACATTTCTTCCACGATTGACAAAAAGATTGAAGCCCTGCTCAAGCATGATTGCCAGATGGCGCTGACCGTGGACGCGCTTGCCCGCGAAGCCGAGGTGATCGGCGCCGATGTGCCCATCACGCGCGACATGCCTCCGGAGCAATACCGTCCCATCATCGAAATGGGCGTGCGTCGGTTTTGCGCGGAAACCGGGGCCGCCGCCGGGATGGCCTACGCCGAGCGATTCCGCCATGAAAAACCGGGCATGCTGGACAAGGTTCTCGGCACGCAATTTGTCCAACCAGATTTTTAA